The Streptomyces cynarae genome contains a region encoding:
- a CDS encoding MarR family winged helix-turn-helix transcriptional regulator, which produces MNAPRSASTAPDAGPARIGPLLRLAQRRAARTFTEALRPLGIEGRHYGVLLNLTRHGALSQRRLIDLTGSDKSSMVRTVDDLEARGLAVRRPSPADRRAHAVELTEEGRALFAEASRIADEVGARLLDCLEEDDQELLCSLLERFVRAPET; this is translated from the coding sequence ATGAACGCCCCCCGCTCCGCCTCCACCGCGCCCGATGCCGGCCCCGCGCGCATCGGCCCGCTGCTCCGTCTCGCGCAGCGACGGGCCGCACGGACGTTCACCGAGGCGCTGCGTCCGCTCGGCATCGAAGGCCGGCACTACGGGGTGTTGCTCAACCTCACCAGGCACGGAGCGCTCAGCCAGCGCCGGCTCATCGACCTCACCGGCAGCGACAAGTCCTCGATGGTGCGCACGGTCGACGACCTGGAGGCCCGCGGTCTGGCCGTGCGGCGGCCCTCGCCCGCCGACCGGCGCGCCCACGCGGTGGAGTTGACCGAAGAGGGCAGAGCCCTGTTCGCCGAGGCCTCGCGGATCGCCGACGAGGTGGGCGCCCGGCTCCTGGACTGCCTGGAGGAGGACGACCAGGAACTGTTGTGCTCACTTCTGGAACGCTTCGTCAGAGCACCAGAGACGTAG
- a CDS encoding ABC transporter substrate-binding protein, with product MRRYAALASVLVVAGCMTGPSLETRGRVTAPPGDSRHLTVGSAGFTESDLLAHMYALLLNRAGYTTSLITVANRELYEPALESGQIDVIPEYAATFADWLQARSHGAGAAPVGSPDLAATMRALRRLAEPRGLTVLDPGRAVDRNAFAVTRAYARDHHLRTLSDLGRSGLKVRLAAGDECVRRPYCAPGLRKVYGIDVTGVDPKGVGTTQAKRAVQDGRDQMVLTTTTDATLDAFGLVLLADDRHLQNADYVVPVVNRARAGGVRVTEALGALNSVLTTEDLTSLNQRVDSWRRLPQDVARAYLEDKGLLK from the coding sequence ATGAGACGGTACGCGGCGCTCGCGTCCGTCCTGGTGGTCGCCGGCTGTATGACGGGCCCCTCCCTGGAGACCCGGGGCCGGGTCACCGCGCCGCCCGGCGACAGCAGGCACCTGACCGTCGGCTCAGCCGGCTTCACCGAGAGCGACCTGCTCGCCCACATGTACGCCCTGCTGCTGAACCGGGCCGGCTACACGACCTCCCTCATCACCGTCGCCAACCGCGAACTGTACGAACCCGCCCTGGAATCCGGGCAGATCGACGTGATTCCGGAGTACGCGGCCACCTTCGCGGACTGGCTCCAGGCAAGGTCCCACGGCGCCGGGGCCGCGCCCGTCGGCTCGCCGGACCTCGCCGCCACCATGAGAGCGCTGCGGAGACTGGCCGAGCCCCGCGGACTGACGGTGCTCGACCCGGGCCGCGCGGTCGACCGGAACGCCTTCGCGGTGACCCGCGCCTACGCCCGCGACCACCACCTGAGGACCCTGAGCGACCTCGGCCGCTCCGGCCTGAAGGTGCGGCTCGCTGCCGGGGACGAGTGCGTGCGCCGGCCGTACTGCGCTCCGGGGTTGAGGAAGGTCTACGGCATCGACGTCACCGGCGTCGACCCCAAGGGTGTCGGCACCACACAGGCCAAGCGGGCCGTCCAGGACGGACGGGACCAGATGGTGCTGACCACCACGACGGACGCCACCCTCGACGCGTTCGGGCTCGTCCTGCTCGCCGACGACAGACACCTGCAGAACGCGGACTACGTCGTCCCGGTCGTCAACCGCGCCCGGGCGGGCGGAGTCCGTGTCACCGAGGCCCTGGGCGCCCTCAACTCGGTCCTGACGACAGAAGACCTGACGTCCCTGAACCAGCGGGTGGACAGCTGGCGGCGGCTGCCGCAGGACGTGGCCCGCGCCTACCTCGAGGACAAGGGGCTCCTGAAGTGA
- a CDS encoding ABC transporter permease has translation MRTLGDTWDWLTDPAHWAGDDGIGHRLQQHLVLTAVCLLVSCLIALPVALVLGHLGKGGALAVNLSNVGRAVPTFAVLVLLLLTPIGAWGDGPTVVALVLFAVPPLLTNAYVGMREVDPDVVRAARGMGMTGRQMLLHVELPLSLPMVLGGVRIAAVQLVATATIAALAGGGGLGRIITAGFNLASTPQVVAGAVLVAAFALAVEGIFEVVERLASRRAGGRR, from the coding sequence ATGAGGACCCTCGGAGACACCTGGGACTGGCTCACCGACCCGGCGCACTGGGCGGGCGACGACGGCATCGGGCACCGGCTGCAGCAGCACCTCGTCCTGACCGCCGTCTGTCTTCTCGTCAGCTGCCTGATCGCACTGCCCGTCGCCCTCGTCCTGGGTCACCTCGGCAAGGGCGGCGCACTCGCCGTCAACCTCTCCAACGTCGGCCGCGCCGTCCCCACCTTCGCCGTACTGGTGCTCCTGCTGCTCACCCCGATCGGCGCTTGGGGCGACGGCCCGACCGTCGTCGCTCTCGTGCTGTTCGCGGTGCCGCCGCTGCTGACCAACGCGTACGTCGGCATGCGGGAGGTCGACCCCGACGTGGTGCGGGCGGCGCGGGGGATGGGCATGACCGGCCGGCAGATGCTCCTTCACGTGGAACTGCCCCTGTCGCTCCCCATGGTGCTGGGCGGGGTGCGCATCGCCGCCGTCCAGCTCGTCGCCACCGCCACGATCGCCGCGCTGGCCGGGGGCGGCGGACTCGGCCGCATCATCACCGCGGGCTTCAACCTGGCCAGTACGCCGCAGGTCGTCGCGGGGGCGGTCCTGGTGGCCGCGTTCGCACTGGCGGTCGAGGGGATCTTCGAGGTCGTCGAGCGGCTGGCGTCGCGCCGGGCGGGGGGCCGGCGATGA
- a CDS encoding ABC transporter permease, whose protein sequence is MTTPPDDCLARNEWICGAYLRTRRHILLDAVLQHLQLVTASVVIGLLVAVPLAVLARRMRRAAAPVLGVTTVLYTIPSLAMFSLLLPLYGLSATLVVTGLALYSLTLLVRNILAGLRAVPEETRQAALGMGYGPIRLLLTVELPLALPAAMAGLRIATVSSVSLVTVGAVVGFGGLGNLIYAGMNTYFKAQVLTASVLCVLIAVAADVLLLAVQRLATPWARARSR, encoded by the coding sequence GTGACCACGCCCCCGGACGACTGCCTCGCCCGCAACGAGTGGATCTGCGGCGCCTACCTGCGCACCCGCCGCCACATCCTCCTCGACGCGGTGCTCCAGCATCTGCAGCTGGTCACGGCCTCCGTCGTCATCGGCCTGCTCGTCGCGGTCCCGCTCGCGGTCCTGGCGCGCCGCATGCGCCGGGCCGCCGCACCCGTCCTCGGCGTCACGACGGTCCTCTACACGATTCCGTCGCTGGCCATGTTCTCGCTGCTCCTGCCCCTGTACGGGCTGTCGGCGACCCTGGTCGTCACCGGACTCGCCCTGTACTCGCTCACCCTGCTCGTCCGGAACATCCTCGCCGGGCTGCGCGCCGTTCCCGAGGAGACCCGGCAGGCCGCCCTCGGCATGGGCTACGGGCCGATCCGGCTGCTGCTCACCGTGGAACTGCCGCTCGCCCTGCCCGCCGCCATGGCCGGCCTGCGCATCGCGACCGTCTCGTCGGTGTCCCTGGTCACGGTCGGGGCGGTCGTCGGCTTCGGCGGTCTCGGCAACCTCATCTACGCGGGCATGAACACCTACTTCAAGGCGCAGGTGCTGACCGCGTCCGTGCTGTGCGTGCTGATCGCGGTGGCCGCCGACGTGCTGCTGCTCGCTGTGCAACGGCTCGCCACCCCCTGGGCGAGGGCGAGAAGCCGATGA
- a CDS encoding aminotransferase class I/II-fold pyridoxal phosphate-dependent enzyme, whose amino-acid sequence MDQTRVPILEALRRYHERGELAFTPPGHKQARGADPEARELLSDVFRSDVLASGGLDDRRMTGDVLVRAEELMADAVHAEHTFFTTCGSSLSVKAAMLAVAGPHEQLVVGRDAHKSVVSGLILAGIEPVWADPQWDERQRFAHAPSPEAFAEALDRHPEARGALVTSPTPYGGCADLAAIAEVCQARGVPLIVDEAWGAHLPFHPDLPSWAMDAGADVCVTSIHKMGSGFEQGSVFHLQGPLIDPTTLKSRADLLGTTSPSVLIFAGLDAWRRQMALRGKDLLDDALHLTEQVRAAVEEIPGLEVLGRDDLVGPGLSADYDPLPVTIDVSGLGTSGYRAADWLRAEHHIDMHLSDHRRISAQLTFADSPDTVRPLLQALRDLAGHADELSAGLTHPEVPTGDGMRLEQVRLPRDAYFGPKESVPLEQAAGRICAEMITPYPPGIPAVLPGERLTEPVLRYLRTGLESGMNLPDADDPQLDTISVSR is encoded by the coding sequence GTGGACCAGACCCGAGTGCCGATTCTCGAAGCCCTGCGCCGCTACCACGAGCGCGGGGAGCTCGCCTTCACCCCGCCCGGGCACAAACAGGCCCGCGGCGCCGACCCGGAGGCCAGAGAGCTTCTGAGCGACGTCTTCCGCTCCGATGTGCTCGCCTCGGGCGGTCTCGACGACCGCCGCATGACCGGCGACGTCCTGGTGCGGGCCGAGGAGCTGATGGCGGACGCCGTCCACGCCGAGCACACCTTCTTCACCACGTGCGGCAGTTCGCTGTCCGTGAAGGCCGCGATGCTCGCCGTGGCGGGGCCGCACGAGCAGCTCGTCGTGGGCCGTGACGCCCACAAGTCGGTGGTCTCCGGACTGATCCTGGCCGGCATCGAGCCCGTCTGGGCCGACCCCCAGTGGGACGAGCGGCAGCGCTTCGCGCACGCACCCTCACCGGAGGCCTTCGCCGAGGCCCTCGACCGCCACCCCGAGGCGCGCGGCGCCCTGGTCACCAGCCCGACCCCGTACGGCGGCTGCGCGGACCTGGCCGCGATCGCCGAGGTCTGCCAGGCACGCGGAGTGCCGCTCATCGTCGACGAGGCGTGGGGCGCGCACCTGCCCTTCCATCCGGATCTGCCGTCCTGGGCGATGGACGCCGGCGCGGACGTCTGCGTGACCAGCATCCACAAAATGGGCAGCGGCTTCGAACAGGGCTCTGTCTTCCATCTGCAGGGGCCTTTGATCGATCCCACGACCCTGAAGTCACGTGCCGACCTGCTGGGCACCACCAGCCCCTCCGTCCTCATCTTCGCGGGACTCGACGCCTGGCGTCGCCAGATGGCCCTGCGCGGCAAGGACCTGCTGGACGACGCCCTGCACCTGACCGAGCAGGTCCGGGCCGCCGTCGAGGAGATCCCGGGCCTGGAGGTCCTCGGGCGCGACGACCTGGTGGGCCCCGGCCTGTCCGCGGACTACGACCCGCTGCCCGTCACCATCGACGTCAGCGGCCTCGGCACGAGCGGCTACCGCGCCGCCGACTGGCTGCGCGCCGAACACCACATCGACATGCACCTCTCCGACCACCGCCGGATCAGCGCACAGCTCACCTTCGCCGACTCGCCCGACACCGTCCGGCCGCTGCTCCAGGCCCTGCGCGACCTCGCCGGGCACGCCGACGAGCTCTCGGCCGGTCTGACGCACCCCGAGGTGCCGACGGGAGACGGGATGCGCCTCGAACAGGTGCGCCTGCCGCGTGACGCGTACTTCGGGCCCAAGGAGTCCGTGCCCCTGGAGCAGGCGGCAGGCCGGATCTGCGCCGAGATGATCACGCCCTATCCGCCGGGCATCCCGGCCGTCCTGCCGGGCGAACGCCTCACCGAGCCAGTACTGCGCTATCTGCGTACGGGCCTGGAGTCGGGCATGAACCTCCCCGACGCCGACGACCCCCAGCTGGACACCATCAGCGTGAGCCGCTGA
- a CDS encoding UdgX family uracil-DNA binding protein (This protein belongs to the uracil DNA glycosylase superfamily, members of which act in excision repair of DNA. However, it belongs more specifically to UdgX branch, whose founding member was found to bind uracil in DNA (where it does not belong), without cleaving it, appears to promote DNA repair by a pathway involving RecA, rather than base excision.) codes for MSRTEDARASAYDATPFLPDGGDLAAYRRAAADCHGCPLYENATQTVFGQGDGSARVVLVGEQPGDQEDRQGEPFVGPAGRLLDKALTDAGIDRGTAYVTNAVKHFKFTVVPERGKRRIHKAPSLREMGACKPWLRAELELIRPDVVVALGATAAKSLLGGSFRVSKDRGSLLPLPGSEDERYVVATVHPSAILRADDREAAYAGLVSDLKVAARALNGRA; via the coding sequence ATGAGCCGTACCGAGGACGCCCGGGCGAGCGCGTACGACGCGACCCCGTTCCTGCCGGACGGCGGTGACCTCGCCGCATACCGGCGTGCCGCCGCCGACTGCCATGGCTGCCCCCTGTACGAGAACGCCACCCAGACCGTGTTCGGCCAGGGGGACGGCTCGGCGCGGGTCGTGCTGGTCGGCGAGCAGCCGGGCGACCAGGAGGACCGCCAGGGCGAACCCTTCGTGGGCCCGGCCGGACGCCTGCTGGACAAGGCGCTGACCGATGCCGGCATCGACCGCGGCACCGCGTACGTCACCAACGCGGTCAAGCACTTCAAGTTCACCGTCGTCCCCGAACGCGGCAAGCGGCGCATCCACAAGGCGCCCAGCCTCCGCGAGATGGGCGCCTGCAAGCCCTGGTTGCGCGCCGAACTGGAACTGATCCGGCCCGACGTGGTGGTTGCCCTGGGCGCGACGGCCGCCAAGTCGCTGCTGGGCGGCTCCTTCCGGGTGAGCAAGGACCGCGGGAGCCTGCTCCCGCTGCCCGGCTCCGAGGACGAGCGGTACGTCGTCGCGACGGTGCACCCCTCGGCGATCCTCCGCGCCGACGACCGGGAGGCGGCGTACGCCGGGCTCGTGTCCGACCTGAAGGTGGCGGCGCGGGCGCTGAACGGGCGGGCCTGA